The region GAGATCACCGCAAACACCCGTGCCGCCGCCCCCTTCAACGTCGCCCGAAACGTCCACACCAGCATCGCCACAATCGCGATCACATCCCCGGTCACCATCTGCCGGTGCGTGAACTCGATCACCGTATGCAGCGTAGGCGAGACAGGAATCGCCACCCCATTGCACAGTGGCCAGTTATTCCCACAACCCGCCCCGGACCCAGTTGCCCGCACGAGCGCCCCCCACAACACCACCAGCACGTTATACCCCACGACCCCCCAGGCAAACCGCGCCGCCCTCCGCGAAACACCCACCCGCTCCGATACCATCGCCGCCGTTGCCATACTTACTATCCTAAGCCTCGCAAACTATCCTGCCGCAAGCTCCTTCGCCCGAGCCGTAGCCCGCTTCACCGCCTTGATCAGCGTCACGCGCAGCCCACCCTCCTCCAGTTCCAGAATCCCATCCACCGTACATCCCGCCGGAGTCGTCACCTGATCCTTCAGCAGCGCCGGATGATACCCCGTCTCGAGCACCATCTTCGCCGACCCCAACGTCGTCTGCGCCGCCAGCAGCGTCGCCACATCCCTTGGCAGCCCCACATTCACGCCCGCCTCTGCCAGCGCCTCGATGATGATGTAGATAAACGCCGGCCCGGACCCACTCAGCCCCGTCACCGCATCCATATGTTTCTCGGCGACCACCACCGTCCGCCCCACGGTCGCAAAGATCCTCTGCGCTACAGACATCTGCTCCGCTGAGGCAAACCGCCCCCCACAAAGCGCAGTCACGCCCGCAGCCAGCATGGAAGGCGTATTCGGCATAGCCCGGATCACCGCCAGCTCCAACCCCGCCGCCGCCTCGATCGCCGTCGTCTTCACCGAAGCCGCAAACGAAACGATCATCTTCTCCGCAGTCAATCCACCCTTGATCGTTTCAATCAATCCCGGCACCTGAATCGGCTTCACCCCCAGCAGAATCACGTCGGCCCAGGTCGCCGCAGCCAGGTTGTCGGTCGTGACCTCCACTCCCGTCTGCGCCGAAAGCGCCAGTGCCCGGTCCGCATGCTGCACGGTGGCCACAATCTGCTCCGGTGCCAGCAGGTTGTTCTTCAAAAACGCCTGTAGCAGAATCCCACCCATCTTGCCCGCGCCCAGTACTGCAACCTTTACCCCGGGCATCATCGCCGCGGGCCGTACGATCTCCAACTCAATTTCGCTCATGCCTAACAACTTATCAGACTGAACCGAGCCAACGAGCCGCAAACCCCTCATCGGGAATCGCGCTCATTCCAGTACAAAGGTTTGAATTGTGGTTATAAATGATGCTTCCATCCCGATTATTTACTGCTAGAATCGCGGGCAAGCAAACCCCAATTGCACGGCGCAACTCAACCTAAACCGCTCGCCCAACGAGATTCACGGAAACGGTACCGCAGCAGGCTCCCTCACCAGGAGCGTGTACGAGGAGGCCCCTTCATGAAAATGCACGTCGCTGTATCCCTGTCTTTACTCGCCGTTCCGCTCGCAATTCACGCGGAACAACTGGTCCCCGCTGGTTCCATCATCCAGTGCACCGTCGCGGAAGCCAAGATCTCCTCCAAAACCACAAACGTCGGTGACCCGGTCCTCTGCCAGGTCAGCCATGTCGAGATGTATGGCCGCTCCACCTTCCCCTACGGCAGCTACCTCGTAGGCCACTTTGAGGACTACAAGGACCCCGGCCACTTCGTCGGCAAGGGTTGGATGGAACTCAAGTTCGACCGCATGGTCCTCCAACCCGACACTGTCATCCCCATCTCCGCCCGCGTCGTCGCCGCACCCAAGTACAACGTCGACAAGGAGGGAAGAATCCTCGGCAACGGCCATCCCGTCCGCGACATCGTCGAGTGGTCCATCCCCATCCTCTGGCCCATCGATCTCATCAACCTCCCCCGCCGCGGCCCCAGCCCCGTCCTCAAGCCAGAGTCCCGCCTCACCCTCAAGCTGACCGACGACCTGGGCATCCCCACCCCCGACCAGATCCGCGAAGAGACCTTACCCCGCCGCCAGGCAGCCCTCATCGAGCGCCAACCCGCTCCCGAGCCCGTAGCCTACGAACCCCCACGCCAACAGTACGTCCCCCAGCAGACCTACGCCCCGCAGCCCACCTACCAGCAGCAAGCCCCTCAAGTCGTCTACCAGATCAACCCACCCCAACCCGCACCGATCATCGTCCAGCAGCAGCCCGCCCCGCAGGTGGTCTACCAATACCCACCCCCACCGCCGCGCTACGTCCCGTACGGCTACTACACCCCCGTACCCGCCGCCTACCGTTACTATCCACCGGCCTACTAGCCCAAAACAAAGCGCCTGGCTGGAGCGACCCCCATCGCTCCAGCCCGCATTTTACTTCTGCGTAGCGATCCACCCATTCACACGCTCTTCCAATCCTTTCATCGGCAAAACGTAGTCCTTCGCAATCAGATCAGCAAAAGCCTTTGAGTCGAACCTGGCTCCCAGCGAGCCTTTCGCCTTCGCCCGCAACTCCAGAATCTTTGCCTCCTCCAGCCTCTGCCCGGACGGAGCAACGGCAGACGCCTTCCCGTCCGGACTCCCCGCCGGCACAGCCTGCACCTTCAAGAACTTCCCAAATCGCACATAAGCCGGTAGCACATCGTCCTGAATCGCATCCAGCGTCTCATCTGTAATCCGCTTGCGCTCAGCCGCACCGATGCTCGCCGAAAACCGCTTCAACGGCCGAGCAAACACGCTCTCCTCCGGCTTCTGCCCCGCGAGATCCTCCGTCTGCTTCTCCGCCATCTCCAGCACAGCCACAGGCTGAACCCGCCTCTCGTCGATCCCCGCCATCATGTCCTCGGTCGCCTGCCGAATCTGATCCGGTATCTTCTTCAGCCGTGTAATCCAGTCGTCATAGTCCTTCACCGTCTCAAACGATAGGGAAGCCGCCAACCCCGGCAACACAACCTGCACCCCGCCCGCCTGCGTCACCGGCATCTCCCACGCCTTCGCCCGAGCACCCTCCTCCGCCGCAGCCAGCCGCTCCTCCATCGTCTCCACAGCGAGCTTTTCATCCGCACTCAGCCCCGTCGTATCGATCTCCGCCAGCCGCACCAGGTACCCCTGCCCCCTCGCCAATCCATCGTTCACTGCCCGCGGAGAAAGATCCGAAAGCTGATCCCCATACCGCCGATCCCCCAACTCAGAAGCAAACTCAGGCGAGTGTTTCAACTCGTCGTCCCACATCTCCTTGAACAGGGAACTCAGCGCCGCACTCCGCCCCGCAACTGAAGTCGCCGTCCCCGCCGTAAGCGGTCCCTGAGCAAATCCAGTCCCCACCAAAGCCAACCCCAAACCCACACGCCCAAAAAGAGAAAGACTCGAAAGCATCATGCCTCCGAGTCTAAATCCCCAGCCAATCCGAGACCCCTAAGCCAGCCCACCATCCAGCATCCTGTACAGCGTAGACCGGCTAATCCCCAGCAACTCAGAAGCCTTCAGCTTATTGCCGCTGCACCGTTCGAGCACATCCGCCACATGCTGCCGCATCACCTCATCCAGCCGCAGGATCGCCGTCTGCGCCCGTTCCACCACCGTAAACTCAGGCACATCCTCCTCGCGTAGCACCCCGTTCCGTGCCGACACCCGCAGCATCTCCGTCAGCTCAGCAAGGTTTCCCGGCCACCCATGCCCGCGCAGCTTCTCCATCGCCCCATCACTCACCCGTACCATCCCCACCAGCGCCGACAGATCCTCCATCCGCTCCCGCAATGCAGGCACCCGAATCTCCATCCCGGAGATCCGCACACATAGATACTGCCGCATCCGCCCCGCCGCCACCATCCCCTTCAGCTCCCCGTCAGCCGAGCACACTAGCCTCACTTCTGTCTCCCGTGCCCGCATCATCCGGTCCATTCGCTCCAGCCGCCCCATCAGCCCATCCTGTTCCTCCATCCCCAGCGCTTCCAGCCCATAAAGGTAGAGCGTCCCCATCCGTGCCCGATCCACCATCTCGTCCGTCAGCTCCCCCGCCGGGCAGCAAACAAAATCCCCGTCGACCAGACTCAGCCGATGCAGCTCCCGAGCAACCTCCCGCTTTCCAACCCCCACCTCGCCCATTACCAGCGCCGTCCGGTAGTACGGAGCCATCCGGCTCACCTGCACCCGCAGCCTCACCGCGCCTTCGCTCGCCCCCACGAACACCAAACCCTCGAACTCTGAATCGATCCACATGCCTAATCGGCTTATCGGCAGCCACCACCCGTCCGTAATAACAAAAAGGTGGCACCAGCCGAAGCTGATGCCACCTTGACTTGCATTCAAAAAGCCTGCTCTTACGCAGTTGCCTTCGCGCAATAAGCGTCGAATGCCCGTGCCAGCTCCTGCGCAATCGCCGGTGCGGTCGAGGTCTCGATCGCCGAACGCTGCATCAGGTAAACAAGCTGACCGTCGCGCAGAATCGCAATCGCGGGCGAAGTCGGAGGATGTCCGCCAAAATAACCGCGCGCCTTCTCGGTGGCCTCACGGTCCTGTCCTGCAAACACCGTCACCGCATGATCCGGCTTCGTCGTATGCTGCATCGCCAGGCGTACGCCCGGACGCATCTTACCCGCCGCGCAGCCGCAGATCGAGTTCACAATCAACATCGTCGTCCCGGACTGCGCCACTGCGGTATCGACATCAGCCGCCGTACGAGCCTCACTTACACCAGCGCGAACAAGCTCCTCGCGCATCGGAATCACCATAATCTCTGGATACATCGTTGCCCTCCTGAAGGGGTACTACCTGAAAACCAACCTGTCCAATAATACCGGCTCTGTCCACTACCCGTACACAACCCGCCAATACGTGTAATTACACGAGTATAATCCAATCAGCACAATGAAGTCCCAAACCAACCCCGGCGACCTCGGCTGCACCTGCTACCGCCTCCGCCAGTCCGCCCGCCTTACCACTCGGCTCTACGACCGGCACCTCGCACCATCCGGCCTCAACATCGGCCAGTTCGGCATCCTGGCCACCCTCGCAGCCATGCACGGCCAGACCATCTCCAACCTCGCCGCGGTCCTCCAGCTTGACCGGACCACTCTCACCCGCAACCTGCTCCCACTCCAGAAGCTCGGCCTTGTTGAGGTTGAACCAGGCCCTGACAAGCGCGCCCGTTCTCTCAGCCTTACCCAGCCGGGCAGGGAAGCACTCGCCCAGGCCAAGCCCCTCTGGCAGGCCGCCCAGCAGGCCCTTGAGCAGCAACTCGGTAAGCCCGAATCACGCCATCTCAACCAGACCCTCGATCGGACGCTCAGCCGTCTCGCACTACAGGAAGGACCGCAACACCATGCATAACCATCGCGTAGTCGTCACCGGAGTAGGCCTCATCAGTCCCGTAGGCACAGGAACGGAGGAGACCTGGGCTGCGCTCCTCAAAGGTCAATCTGGCATCGCACCCATCACCCTCTTTGACGCCTTGCGCTTCTCCTGCCGCTTCGCCGGTGAAGTCAAGAACTTCGTCCCGGAGAACTACATCGACCGCAAGGACATCAAGAAGATGGGCCGCTTCATCCAGTTCGCCATGGCCGCCACGCAATTCGCCATGGCGCAGTCTGGCCTCGTCATCACGGAAGAGAACGCAGACCGCGTCGGCGTCTACGTCGGCAGCGGCATCGGAGCCTTTGAGGTCATTGAGCGCGAGCACTCCAAGCTCCTCACCGGCGGCCCGGACCGCGTCTCGCCCTTCTTCATCAACGCCACCATCGCCAACCTCGCCTCGGGCCAGATCTCCATCAAGTACGGCGCCGCCGGCCCCAGCCTCACCGTAGCTACCGCCTGCACCACCGGAGCCCATGGCATCGGGGAAGCCTGGCACGTCATCCAGCGCGGCGACGCGGACGTCATGATCTGCGGCGGCAGTGAAGCCGCCGTCACGCCACTCTCCGTCGCCGGCTTCGCCTCCATGCGAGCCCTCTCCACCCGCAACGACTCCCCCACCACCGCCTCCCGCCCCTGGGATACCCAGCGCGACGGCTTCGTCGTCGGCGAAGGCGCAGGCATCCTCATCCTGGAAACCCTTGAGTACGCCCAGGCCCGCGGAGCCACCATCCTCGCTGAAGTCTCCGGCTACGCCGCCAACTCCGACGCCTTCCACACCAACGCCCCACCGGAGGACGGCCGCGGCGTACGCAAGGTCATGCAGCTCGCCCTCAAAAGCGCCGGCATCGAGCCTCATCAGGTCGGCTATCTCAACGCCCACGCCACCAGCACGCCCCTCGGCGACCGCGCCGAGGCGCAGGCCATCGCCGCCACCTTCGGCCCCCACGCCAAGGACCTCCTCGTCAGCTCCACCAAGTCCATGACCGGCCACCTCCTCGGCGGAGCCGGAAGCCTGGAGGCCGGTATCACCGTCCTGGCTCTCCGCGATCAGATCGCCCCACCCACCACCAACCTCGAAACCCCGGACGAGAACATCAAGCTCAACCTCGTCCGCGACACCCCCGTCCCCGTCGCCATGGACTACGCCATGACCAACTCCTTCGGCTTCGGAGGCACCAACGCCTCCCTCATCTTCCGCCGCTGGTCGTAACTCATAACTGACAACTCAAAACTCGGAACTGTTCAATGTAGCCTTCCTCTCCCAGCCTCACGACTCAACGGAGAATACCGTAACCTAACGCAAGTGCAGATCGAACAAAACATCCCCCTCGCCCCCTACACCACCCTCCGCATTGGAGGCCCCGCCCGTTACTTCGCCCAAGCCACCACCGAAGCCGACCTCATCGAAGCCATCACCTTTGCCCGCACCAACGATCTCCCCCTCTTCATCCTCGGCGGAGGCTCCAACCTCCTCGTCTCCGACGCCGGCTTTCCCGGCCTCGTCCTCCAGGCAGCCCTCGCTCCGAACGCCCTCCACATAGCCCCACCCATCAACGGCGAGATCACCTACACGGTCCCCGCCGGATACGACTGGGACGCCTTCGTCCTAGCCACCTCCCAGGCCGGCCTCACCGGCATCGAATCCCTCGCCGGCATCCCCGGCATGGTCGGCGGCTCCCCCGTCCAGAACATCGGAGCCTACGGCCAGGAGGTCTCCCAAACCATCTCCGCCGTCCACGCCCTCGACCTGGAAACCCTTACCCCCCGCACCTTCAGCAGGGAAGACTGCGGCTTCGCCTACCGCACCAGCATCTTCAACTCCACCCATCGCAACCGCTACATCATCACCGCAGTCGAATTCACCTTCGCCCTTGCCGCCACACCCACCCTCACCTACGCCGACCTAAAAAAGCACTTCGCCGCCACCACCAATCCAACCCCCCTCGAAATCTACGAAGCCGTCCGCGCAATCCGCCGCACCAAGGGCATGCTCATCCTGCCCACAGACGCCGAACCCGACTTCCGCTCCGCAGGCTCCTTCTTCAAGAACCCCATCGTCCCCGCCGCAACCCTGAACCACATAGCCGTAGCCCTGAGCATCGCCCCCGAAAAGATCCCCCACTGGCCCACCGGCCCCCACGAAATCAAACTCCCCGCAGCCTGGCTTATCGAGCAAGCCGGTTTTCCCAAAGGCTTCACCCAAGGCAACGCCGCCATCTCTACCTGCCACACCTTAGCCTTGGTCAACCACTCCGGCCAAGCCACCTGCGCCGACCTCCTCGCCCTTCGCGACACCATCACCCAAAAAGTCCAGTCCCTCTTCGAAATCCCCCTCCATCAGGAGCCCGTCTACCTCTCCTAATCCCCGGCGACACTACGCCAAAACCCCCAGCAGCCTCTCCCGTTCCTCCCCCAACACATCCTCAACCGCCCCCTGCCTCACCACCCGACCCTCGCTCATCCTCACCACCTCCGCCCCCAGCAGAAACGCCTCTCCCACGTCATGCGTCACGCTGACCACCGGCGTCTTTCCCAGCCACTCTCGTAGCCGCCCAATCAGCGAGTCCCTCAGCCGTCCATCCAGCCCGGAAAACGGCTCATCCAGCAGCAGAATCTCCCCTTCACCCACCGCCGCCCGCACCACCGACACCATCTGCCGCTGCCCGCCCGAAAGCTCCCCCGGCATCTTCCGTTCCAGCTCCCCCAACCCAAAGTGCCGTATCGCCGATTCCAGCCAGGCCTCGCGCCCCGGCCCCACATGCGCCTGCATCAGGTTCTCCCTGACTGTCATCTTCGGAAACAACATAGCCGCCTGCCCCGCATATCTGAGCCCACGTTTATGCGCCGGCAAAAACCGCCGCGTCCCCGTATCCACCAGCACCCGCTGCCGAGTCCCCGTCCGCACCGAGATCCTACCCTCATCCGGCCGCACGAACCCAGCCACCGCCCGCAGCACCGTACTCTTCCCACTCCCAGAAGGCCCAAACAGCACCGTCCAGCCCCCGCCGGCCTCAAACGCCACGTCCAACTCCAGCGTCCCCATCCGATGCTTCAGCCTCACCGCCAGCAGCGTGTCAGATAACATCGCCACCTCGTCCCCGCCCCGCATAAACCGCAATCAGCGCCGCCAGCGACAGGCACAGCAGCACCGCCGCCGTCTGATTCGCTCCCGCATAGTTGAAGTCCTGGACCTGGTCGAACAGCACGATCGAAAGCGTCCGCGTCGCCCCCGGCAGGTTCCCCCCCAGCATCAGCACCACCCCAAACTCACCCACCGTATGCGAGAACGCCAGCACCCCCGCCGCCAGCATAGACCCACTCACCATCGGCAGCACCACTCGCCGGAAGCTCACCCAAGGCGACATCCCCAACCCCGCCGCCGCCTCAAGATACCGCCCATCCAGCCCCCTGAACCCAGCCACCAGAGGCTGCACCGCAAACGGCAGCGAATAGATACAAGACCCCACCAGCAATCCGGAAAAGCTGAAAGCCAGCGGATGCCCAATCACGTCGATGATCCCGCGCCCAATCGCAGTCTGCGGCCCCAACATCACCAGCAGATAAAATCCAAGCACCGTAGGCGGAAGCACCAGCGGCAGGCTCACGATCGCCTGCACCCCCGCTCGCCCGAATCCTCGTCCCCGCGCAATCCACCATGCCAGAGGCACCGCCACAATCAGCAAAAGGAGCGTAGTCATCCCTGCCAGCCGCAACGTCAAAATGAGTGCCCCAACATCCATTCCGACCAGTGTACCCGCCAACCCCACCCAAATCGGCCCCAGAGTAACCGGTCAAACGTCACCACCAGCCGAGTACTACCGCACCGCCTCCAACCCAAACTGGTCCAGGTGCTCCTGCACGTCCGTCGACCGCATCCACCCCACAAAGTCCTTCGCCTCCGCTAGATGCGGCGATCCCTTCATCACCACCGCGCACTGCCGGATATCCGGATAGATCTTAGGCACCCGCACAAACTGCCCTTCCTTCTTGAACCGATCGGAACTCGCCAGCGTCAGCGAAATGAATCCCACCTGCGCGTTCCCCGTCTCCACAAACTGCGCCGTCTGCGCGATATTCTCCCCCACCACCAGCTTCCCCTTCACATCGTCGAAGATCTTCAGCCACCGCATCGCCGCATAAGCCGCCCGTCCGTAAGGCGCATGAAACTCATCCGCCACCGCGATCCGCGTGATCCTCGGGTCCTTCAACAAATCCGTACTCAAAGGAGCACCTAGGTCGTTCTTCGCCCAAAGCACCAGCGCCCCCTTCGCATAGGGCTCCGGCTCTTTCTCATCCGTCAGCCCCGCCGCCACCACTCTCTCCGGGAACGAGAAGTCCGCCCC is a window of Granulicella tundricola MP5ACTX9 DNA encoding:
- the proC gene encoding pyrroline-5-carboxylate reductase, yielding MSEIELEIVRPAAMMPGVKVAVLGAGKMGGILLQAFLKNNLLAPEQIVATVQHADRALALSAQTGVEVTTDNLAAATWADVILLGVKPIQVPGLIETIKGGLTAEKMIVSFAASVKTTAIEAAAGLELAVIRAMPNTPSMLAAGVTALCGGRFASAEQMSVAQRIFATVGRTVVVAEKHMDAVTGLSGSGPAFIYIIIEALAEAGVNVGLPRDVATLLAAQTTLGSAKMVLETGYHPALLKDQVTTPAGCTVDGILELEEGGLRVTLIKAVKRATARAKELAAG
- a CDS encoding DUF885 family protein, with amino-acid sequence MMLSSLSLFGRVGLGLALVGTGFAQGPLTAGTATSVAGRSAALSSLFKEMWDDELKHSPEFASELGDRRYGDQLSDLSPRAVNDGLARGQGYLVRLAEIDTTGLSADEKLAVETMEERLAAAEEGARAKAWEMPVTQAGGVQVVLPGLAASLSFETVKDYDDWITRLKKIPDQIRQATEDMMAGIDERRVQPVAVLEMAEKQTEDLAGQKPEESVFARPLKRFSASIGAAERKRITDETLDAIQDDVLPAYVRFGKFLKVQAVPAGSPDGKASAVAPSGQRLEEAKILELRAKAKGSLGARFDSKAFADLIAKDYVLPMKGLEERVNGWIATQK
- a CDS encoding sigma-54-dependent Fis family transcriptional regulator, producing the protein MWIDSEFEGLVFVGASEGAVRLRVQVSRMAPYYRTALVMGEVGVGKREVARELHRLSLVDGDFVCCPAGELTDEMVDRARMGTLYLYGLEALGMEEQDGLMGRLERMDRMMRARETEVRLVCSADGELKGMVAAGRMRQYLCVRISGMEIRVPALRERMEDLSALVGMVRVSDGAMEKLRGHGWPGNLAELTEMLRVSARNGVLREEDVPEFTVVERAQTAILRLDEVMRQHVADVLERCSGNKLKASELLGISRSTLYRMLDGGLA
- a CDS encoding BrxA/BrxB family bacilliredoxin — protein: MYPEIMVIPMREELVRAGVSEARTAADVDTAVAQSGTTMLIVNSICGCAAGKMRPGVRLAMQHTTKPDHAVTVFAGQDREATEKARGYFGGHPPTSPAIAILRDGQLVYLMQRSAIETSTAPAIAQELARAFDAYCAKATA
- a CDS encoding MarR family winged helix-turn-helix transcriptional regulator; translated protein: MKSQTNPGDLGCTCYRLRQSARLTTRLYDRHLAPSGLNIGQFGILATLAAMHGQTISNLAAVLQLDRTTLTRNLLPLQKLGLVEVEPGPDKRARSLSLTQPGREALAQAKPLWQAAQQALEQQLGKPESRHLNQTLDRTLSRLALQEGPQHHA
- the fabF gene encoding beta-ketoacyl-ACP synthase II gives rise to the protein MHNHRVVVTGVGLISPVGTGTEETWAALLKGQSGIAPITLFDALRFSCRFAGEVKNFVPENYIDRKDIKKMGRFIQFAMAATQFAMAQSGLVITEENADRVGVYVGSGIGAFEVIEREHSKLLTGGPDRVSPFFINATIANLASGQISIKYGAAGPSLTVATACTTGAHGIGEAWHVIQRGDADVMICGGSEAAVTPLSVAGFASMRALSTRNDSPTTASRPWDTQRDGFVVGEGAGILILETLEYAQARGATILAEVSGYAANSDAFHTNAPPEDGRGVRKVMQLALKSAGIEPHQVGYLNAHATSTPLGDRAEAQAIAATFGPHAKDLLVSSTKSMTGHLLGGAGSLEAGITVLALRDQIAPPTTNLETPDENIKLNLVRDTPVPVAMDYAMTNSFGFGGTNASLIFRRWS
- a CDS encoding UDP-N-acetylmuramate dehydrogenase, whose product is MTDNSKLGTVQCSLPLPASRLNGEYRNLTQVQIEQNIPLAPYTTLRIGGPARYFAQATTEADLIEAITFARTNDLPLFILGGGSNLLVSDAGFPGLVLQAALAPNALHIAPPINGEITYTVPAGYDWDAFVLATSQAGLTGIESLAGIPGMVGGSPVQNIGAYGQEVSQTISAVHALDLETLTPRTFSREDCGFAYRTSIFNSTHRNRYIITAVEFTFALAATPTLTYADLKKHFAATTNPTPLEIYEAVRAIRRTKGMLILPTDAEPDFRSAGSFFKNPIVPAATLNHIAVALSIAPEKIPHWPTGPHEIKLPAAWLIEQAGFPKGFTQGNAAISTCHTLALVNHSGQATCADLLALRDTITQKVQSLFEIPLHQEPVYLS
- a CDS encoding ATP-binding cassette domain-containing protein, translating into MLSDTLLAVRLKHRMGTLELDVAFEAGGGWTVLFGPSGSGKSTVLRAVAGFVRPDEGRISVRTGTRQRVLVDTGTRRFLPAHKRGLRYAGQAAMLFPKMTVRENLMQAHVGPGREAWLESAIRHFGLGELERKMPGELSGGQRQMVSVVRAAVGEGEILLLDEPFSGLDGRLRDSLIGRLREWLGKTPVVSVTHDVGEAFLLGAEVVRMSEGRVVRQGAVEDVLGEERERLLGVLA
- the modB gene encoding molybdate ABC transporter permease subunit, giving the protein MDVGALILTLRLAGMTTLLLLIVAVPLAWWIARGRGFGRAGVQAIVSLPLVLPPTVLGFYLLVMLGPQTAIGRGIIDVIGHPLAFSFSGLLVGSCIYSLPFAVQPLVAGFRGLDGRYLEAAAGLGMSPWVSFRRVVLPMVSGSMLAAGVLAFSHTVGEFGVVLMLGGNLPGATRTLSIVLFDQVQDFNYAGANQTAAVLLCLSLAALIAVYAGRGRGGDVI
- the modA gene encoding molybdate ABC transporter substrate-binding protein yields the protein MMLGFATGFGQQKELRVAAAADLQPVMPVFAAAYEKKTGTKLLVTFGSSSALATQIVNGAPFDVFLGADFSFPERVVAAGLTDEKEPEPYAKGALVLWAKNDLGAPLSTDLLKDPRITRIAVADEFHAPYGRAAYAAMRWLKIFDDVKGKLVVGENIAQTAQFVETGNAQVGFISLTLASSDRFKKEGQFVRVPKIYPDIRQCAVVMKGSPHLAEAKDFVGWMRSTDVQEHLDQFGLEAVR